CACGGTCGATGAGATTGAGCATCAGCCGCTGCGAGAAAACAAGTCCACGGGTGTGATTGAGCACACGATCCATGTTGTCGGGGTAAACGTTCAGGTTGCTCAGAACGTAGAACATCTTATCGAGAATATAATCGAGTGCGATGGTGCTATCGGGAAGCACAACACGCTCAGCGGACGAATGCGATATATCGCGCTCATGCCACAGAGGCATATCACGGAATCCGGTCATGGCATTGGATTGTATAACGCGAGCAAGGCCGCAGATGCGTTCGCAGATCACGGGGTTACGTTTATGCGGCATGGCGCTTGAGCCTTTCTGCCCTTTTGCGAAGGGCTCTTCGACTTCGCGTCCCTCTGACTTCTGTAGAAGGCGAATCTCCTGCGCCATGCGATCGAGACCGCCGGCGATAACGCCGAGCACCGAAAGATAGAAGGCGTGCCGGTCTCTGTTGATGACCTGTGTGGCGACTGGCTCGGGCTCAAGACCGAGCGAACGGCAGACCTCTTCTTCAAGGGCCGGTTCAATATTCGAGAACGTACCGACGGCGCCTGAGAGCTTGCCGACGGCAACCTGACGCCGCGCCTCGATCAATCGCTCTTCATTGCGCTTCATCTCGGCATAGAAATGCGCGAACTTCAGGCCAAGCGTCGTCGGCTCGCCATGAATGCCATGCGTGCGTCCGACCATTACCTGATCTTTGTATTTGATCGCGAGCAGGCGTGAAGCCTCGATAACCTTGCGAAGGCGAACAAGCAGCAGATCGGCGGCGCGCACCATCTGCAAACAGAGCGCCGTATCGCCGACGTCAGAGCTCGTCATACCGTAGTGCACCCAGCGTCCGGCAGGGCCGACATGCTCTTTTACACTTGTAAGGAAGGCGATCACATCATGCTGCACTTCCTTCTCGATCTCTTCGATACGCTGCAGATCAAAGCCCGCCTTAGAGCGGATGGCCTGCATATCTTCGGCGGGGATCAGTCCACGCTGATGCCAGGCCTCGCATACGGCAATCTCTACCTCAAGCCAGATGCGGAACTTATTCTCAAGAGACCAGAGGCCCGAGATTTCAGGATTACTGTAGCGATCGATCATGGGAACAGTTTCCTGATACGGGCCAGGCAAGCAATATCTTTCAGGGAGAGTGGCCGGCCATCGAGCTGACGGGATCAACCATACTCCAACAGAGACTCCGATAAAAAATATTGATTCAAATAAGCTCATGCAGCCCTATTTCATTTCAGCGGCATGAAACTGGCACTACTCGACCAATTCGTGCTTGCCGTATATGCGGACGAAGCTTTACGCTTCGAGAATGTCCCGGCGGCGTGTTAGGAAGATGGGATGAGCGAGTACATAGGGCGACGATAAGGATGGAAGATGGCACAATCAGAATATGACAGAGTAAAAGAATGGCTGGACCGGGCCCCCCGTGAACTGCTGGTTCGCCTGCTCTGGGATCAGGCCCTGTCTAACGATGAGTTCTTCGAGCGACTCAGTGATCACGTCACCCTGGCGCAGTCATCGGACGGAGATTCGGCAATCGCTCTCATGATACGCACCGCTCTGACAGTGGATGGCTTCCTCGATTATCATGCAATGCGACCATTCGTGCGTGTAGCACAGCAGGTAGCCGATCTTCTTGCCAGCCACCTGACCGGTGAAGGGGCCGCGGCGACTCTGCCTCTGGCGCATCTGGCCATGAAGCTGGGCATTGAGGCCTACCAGAAGGGCGACGACTCAAGCGGTCGCTTTGGCGAGGTTCTGCGATTGATGGCCGCAACACACCTTGAAGCGGCTACAGGCGCCCAACCTGATCCGGTGGCCTTTGCCGAAGACCTCTTTGAGCTTTCTATCATCGATGACTGGAGATTCTTTCCTTTCAAATCGTATTCTCCTCTATTGAAAGAGGATGGTCTTAACCGCTACCGTCAGCTTGTGCAAGAGGAATGGGATGGCCTGTCATCCTTAGAGCCGGATCAGCGTCCGGCCCGTGGAAGCCGCTTTATCGTTACAAGTATGATGGAAGAGATGGCACGTCAGAGCGGAGACGTCGATGGCCTGATTGATATCAAGATAAAAAGCCAGAGTTTGAGCCACGCTTTCGGGTACCTGGAAATCGCTCAAATTCTTCACGAAGCCAATCGGAGCGATGAGAGTCTGGATTGGGCCGAGCGTGGTCTGGCCGCCTTTCCGGATCGCCCGGACAGCAGGCTCATCGAGTTTCTTGCAGCCGAGTACGCTCGTCGCGGCCGACACAACAATGCCATCGCCGTGGTGTGGACGTTGTTTAACGACAGGCCTGACG
This region of Leptonema illini DSM 21528 genomic DNA includes:
- the purB gene encoding adenylosuccinate lyase, with the translated sequence MIDRYSNPEISGLWSLENKFRIWLEVEIAVCEAWHQRGLIPAEDMQAIRSKAGFDLQRIEEIEKEVQHDVIAFLTSVKEHVGPAGRWVHYGMTSSDVGDTALCLQMVRAADLLLVRLRKVIEASRLLAIKYKDQVMVGRTHGIHGEPTTLGLKFAHFYAEMKRNEERLIEARRQVAVGKLSGAVGTFSNIEPALEEEVCRSLGLEPEPVATQVINRDRHAFYLSVLGVIAGGLDRMAQEIRLLQKSEGREVEEPFAKGQKGSSAMPHKRNPVICERICGLARVIQSNAMTGFRDMPLWHERDISHSSAERVVLPDSTIALDYILDKMFYVLSNLNVYPDNMDRVLNHTRGLVFSQRLMLNLIDRGLEREEAYRRVQTASMEVWADPATSLKQKALQQPEFTELLSAEDVERIFDVQYFLRNIGAIYTRLGLQ
- a CDS encoding tetratricopeptide repeat protein; this translates as MAQSEYDRVKEWLDRAPRELLVRLLWDQALSNDEFFERLSDHVTLAQSSDGDSAIALMIRTALTVDGFLDYHAMRPFVRVAQQVADLLASHLTGEGAAATLPLAHLAMKLGIEAYQKGDDSSGRFGEVLRLMAATHLEAATGAQPDPVAFAEDLFELSIIDDWRFFPFKSYSPLLKEDGLNRYRQLVQEEWDGLSSLEPDQRPARGSRFIVTSMMEEMARQSGDVDGLIDIKIKSQSLSHAFGYLEIAQILHEANRSDESLDWAERGLAAFPDRPDSRLIEFLAAEYARRGRHNNAIAVVWTLFNDRPDVESYGMLKTQAEAVGEWAKWRERAFSYVRKNRTGQQESKPSYHLEEATSTIVRILLFEGDPLAALKEARAGKYDGHLWFDIAEALEPIIATESVRIYQERIDDIIDLKGNRAYDRAADLVRHIRKLMTRLHRQEEFLPWLDTVRRRHKAKSNFMKRIEGIR